A genomic segment from Geitlerinema sp. PCC 7407 encodes:
- a CDS encoding pentapeptide repeat-containing protein translates to MKAAVWLTGLMVLGLALPAIAGEAERTEANRQRLLGDRACLACYLRKADLRYFQLNGVKLLAANLSKSNLYSAKLRGSDLGLANLREANLGDADLKQSNLRGADLRNANLLGASLIEADLRGADLRDANLTNANLDGADLRQTNLQGAVLTGVSFRGAVLCGATMPNGLAARYGCPLTTN, encoded by the coding sequence ATGAAAGCAGCCGTTTGGTTGACGGGGCTGATGGTGCTGGGTCTGGCGCTACCGGCGATCGCCGGGGAAGCTGAGCGCACCGAAGCCAACCGCCAGCGTCTCTTGGGCGATCGCGCCTGCCTCGCGTGCTACCTGCGCAAAGCCGACCTGCGCTATTTTCAGCTCAACGGCGTCAAGCTCCTGGCTGCCAACCTCTCCAAAAGCAACCTCTACAGCGCCAAGCTGCGCGGCTCAGACCTTGGTCTTGCCAATCTTCGGGAAGCCAACCTCGGCGACGCCGACCTCAAGCAGAGCAATCTGCGGGGCGCCGACTTGCGCAACGCCAACCTGCTGGGAGCCTCCCTCATCGAAGCCGACCTGCGGGGCGCCGACCTGCGCGACGCTAACTTGACCAATGCCAACCTCGACGGCGCCGACCTGCGCCAGACAAACCTCCAGGGAGCCGTCCTCACCGGCGTCAGCTTCCGGGGTGCGGTCCTGTGCGGAGCCACCATGCCCAACGGCCTCGCTGCCCGCTACGGCTGCCCCCTCACCACTAATTAA